A window of Sphingomonas adhaesiva contains these coding sequences:
- a CDS encoding toxic anion resistance protein: protein MASTPETATAEPALVLTPPAPVPQLAAEKAAGLVPVDSGTKSELEKRVDQFVDELIAQDVNSPDFGKRVDAITAMGQKEIRDAAGQSNRFLDRPVKAMDQETGVGKDLAELRRVVEDLDPGRKGNLTAPQKLFGILPFGNRMRNYFDGYKSSQTHIASILKSLSSGKDELLMDNAAIDTERANLWTAMGRLEQMIHLSRTMDARLEDKASELDHSDPAKAKAIRETALFYTRQRTQDLLTQMAVTVQGYLALDLVKKNNVELVKGVDRASTTTVAALRTAVTVAQALTNQKLVLEQITQLNTTTANIIDSTGKLLRQNTAQIHEQAAAATIPLETLQRAFQNIYDTMDAIDTFKLKALDSMKATVDTLGNEVEKSRGYIARAEGATQNAVSGPADQFRLESL, encoded by the coding sequence ATGGCCTCCACTCCCGAGACCGCGACCGCAGAACCGGCGCTGGTGCTCACGCCCCCCGCCCCCGTGCCGCAGCTGGCCGCGGAAAAGGCCGCCGGGCTGGTGCCGGTCGACAGCGGCACGAAGAGCGAGCTGGAAAAGCGCGTCGACCAGTTCGTCGACGAGCTGATCGCGCAGGACGTCAACAGCCCCGATTTCGGCAAGCGCGTCGATGCGATCACCGCGATGGGGCAGAAGGAGATCCGCGACGCCGCGGGCCAGTCCAACCGCTTCCTCGATCGCCCGGTCAAGGCGATGGATCAGGAGACGGGCGTCGGCAAGGACCTGGCCGAGCTGCGCCGCGTGGTCGAGGATCTGGACCCCGGCCGGAAGGGCAACCTGACCGCGCCGCAGAAGCTGTTCGGCATCCTGCCGTTCGGCAACAGGATGCGGAATTACTTCGACGGCTACAAGTCGAGCCAGACGCATATCGCCTCGATCCTGAAGAGCCTGTCGTCGGGCAAGGACGAGCTGCTGATGGACAATGCCGCGATCGATACCGAGCGCGCGAACCTGTGGACCGCGATGGGGCGGCTGGAGCAGATGATCCATCTGTCGCGCACGATGGACGCGCGGCTGGAGGACAAGGCCAGCGAGCTGGACCACAGCGACCCCGCCAAGGCCAAGGCGATCCGCGAGACCGCGCTGTTCTACACCCGCCAGCGCACGCAGGACCTGCTGACGCAGATGGCGGTGACGGTGCAGGGCTATCTGGCGCTGGACCTGGTCAAGAAGAACAACGTCGAACTGGTGAAGGGCGTCGACCGCGCCAGCACGACGACGGTCGCCGCGCTGCGCACCGCGGTGACGGTGGCGCAGGCGCTGACCAACCAGAAGCTGGTGCTGGAGCAGATCACGCAGCTGAACACGACGACCGCGAACATCATCGATTCGACCGGCAAGCTGCTGCGCCAGAACACCGCGCAGATCCACGAGCAGGCCGCCGCCGCGACGATCCCGCTGGAGACGCTGCAACGCGCGTTCCAGAACATCTACGACACGATGGACGCAATCGACACGTTCAAGCTGAAGGCGCTCGACAGCATGAAGGCGACGGTCGACACGCTGGGCAACGAGGTGGAGAAGTCGCGCGGCTATATCGCCCGCGCGGAGGGCGCGACGCAGAATGCGGTGTCCGGCCCGGCCGACCAGTTCCGGCTGGAGTCGCTGTGA
- a CDS encoding TonB-dependent receptor, protein MSRFIRGSVVALLSLAVSTPVLAQAMVQPQGPAAGAPDDIIVTAQKTEQRIEDVPLTVSAVTGRRMADIGVNSLAEVAMYVPGLRIQEQSANNPGFVIRGITSDSGSAQQGARVTLYYNGVDISRSRGAYQDLYDVERVEVVKGPQATLFGTAAAIGAVSIISARPQPGFSDAIQASYGNYDRAQVSGFVNAGNDTIAARLAFGVKYRDGYVRNIAGDPNVPNQNQGRVDQDDLYGQKQAGARLSLRYVPTDAVTADLVLTYDGQRNTGTPFKSRAFAPTGGQTGDFGDAELSGSPFSREVLGRRKLGLTRDVYDANLTVSVDLAPGVTFTTVNGYRRFDSLEVFDADGGPAWYLEFAEDARGDQWSHEGRFNVEGDRARAAFGWNGFFENGVQRVPFSTEEGTYLACSVSAAFAPIRAALNGAGIPTGTACVAANGTIPATRATAILTRGAATQLPYASVFANDGRNAAYSVFADATFLPTPRVELTAGARVLIEKRRSGYVNDQPNSRILAGLGIATSLLGTPNTNNVRYVAQQSYSAVLPRFNALFRMTDALNLYATVSKGRRSPVVQLDAQTVAGSVVPRLQLVPEENVWNYEAGIKVATATLTGAISAFYQSYKGFQVSVQNGDGTSTTRSAGAASNPGVELEATWRPVRALQLFGAFAFIDGKIDRNAALAATFSGARFRLQPKYTASGGATLRLPVGEGATFYATPSATYQSKVFFELPNSEAISQSGYTLVNLRAGVELAQGRYTIGGFARNLTDRRYLLDAGNTGGGFGVPTYIAGEPRFYGVEVSARY, encoded by the coding sequence ATGTCGCGCTTCATCCGCGGCAGCGTCGTCGCGCTGCTGTCGCTCGCCGTGTCCACGCCCGTGCTGGCGCAGGCGATGGTCCAGCCGCAGGGGCCGGCGGCGGGGGCCCCGGACGACATCATCGTCACCGCGCAGAAGACCGAGCAGCGGATCGAGGACGTGCCGCTCACCGTCAGCGCGGTGACCGGGCGCCGCATGGCCGACATCGGCGTCAACTCGCTGGCGGAGGTGGCGATGTACGTCCCCGGCCTGCGCATCCAGGAGCAGAGCGCGAACAACCCGGGCTTCGTCATCCGCGGCATCACCTCCGACAGCGGCTCGGCGCAGCAGGGCGCGCGCGTCACGCTCTATTACAACGGCGTCGACATCTCGCGCTCGCGCGGCGCGTATCAGGACCTCTACGACGTCGAGCGGGTCGAGGTGGTGAAGGGGCCGCAGGCGACGCTGTTCGGCACCGCCGCGGCGATCGGCGCGGTATCGATCATCTCCGCCAGGCCGCAGCCGGGTTTCTCGGACGCGATCCAGGCGTCCTACGGCAATTACGACCGCGCGCAGGTGTCGGGCTTCGTCAACGCCGGCAACGACACGATCGCTGCGCGCCTCGCCTTCGGCGTCAAGTACCGCGACGGCTATGTCCGCAACATCGCCGGCGATCCGAACGTCCCCAACCAGAACCAGGGCCGCGTCGACCAGGACGATCTCTACGGCCAGAAGCAGGCCGGCGCGCGGCTGTCGCTACGCTACGTGCCGACCGATGCGGTCACCGCCGACCTCGTCCTCACCTACGACGGCCAGCGCAACACCGGCACCCCGTTCAAGAGCCGCGCCTTCGCCCCCACCGGCGGGCAGACCGGCGACTTCGGCGATGCCGAACTGTCGGGCTCGCCGTTCAGCCGAGAGGTGCTGGGCCGCCGCAAGCTGGGGCTGACGCGCGACGTCTATGATGCGAACCTGACCGTCTCGGTCGATCTCGCGCCCGGCGTCACCTTCACCACCGTCAACGGCTATCGCCGCTTCGACAGCCTGGAGGTGTTCGACGCCGACGGCGGTCCCGCCTGGTATCTCGAATTCGCGGAGGACGCGCGCGGCGACCAGTGGAGCCACGAGGGCCGCTTCAATGTCGAGGGCGACCGCGCGCGCGCCGCGTTCGGCTGGAACGGCTTCTTCGAGAACGGCGTCCAGCGCGTGCCCTTCTCGACCGAGGAGGGGACGTATCTCGCCTGTTCCGTCTCCGCCGCCTTCGCGCCGATCCGCGCGGCGCTGAACGGTGCGGGCATCCCCACCGGCACCGCCTGCGTCGCCGCCAACGGCACCATTCCGGCGACGCGCGCCACCGCGATCCTGACGCGCGGCGCGGCGACGCAGCTGCCCTATGCCTCGGTCTTCGCCAACGACGGCCGCAACGCCGCCTATTCGGTCTTCGCGGATGCCACCTTCCTGCCGACCCCGCGCGTCGAGCTGACCGCGGGCGCGCGCGTCCTGATCGAGAAGCGCCGCTCGGGCTATGTCAACGACCAGCCCAATTCGCGCATCCTGGCGGGGCTGGGGATCGCCACCAGCCTGCTCGGCACCCCCAACACCAACAACGTCCGCTACGTCGCGCAGCAAAGCTATTCCGCGGTCCTGCCGCGCTTCAACGCGCTGTTCCGCATGACCGATGCGCTCAATCTCTACGCCACCGTGTCGAAGGGTCGCCGCTCGCCGGTGGTGCAGCTCGACGCGCAGACCGTCGCCGGCTCCGTCGTCCCGCGCCTCCAGCTGGTGCCGGAGGAGAACGTCTGGAACTACGAGGCCGGCATCAAGGTCGCGACCGCCACGCTGACCGGCGCCATCTCCGCCTTCTATCAGTCGTACAAGGGCTTCCAGGTGTCGGTGCAGAACGGCGACGGCACCAGCACGACGCGCAGCGCCGGCGCGGCGTCCAACCCCGGGGTTGAGCTGGAGGCGACGTGGCGCCCGGTCCGTGCGCTCCAGCTGTTCGGCGCCTTCGCCTTCATCGACGGCAAGATCGACCGCAACGCCGCGCTGGCCGCCACCTTCTCGGGCGCGCGCTTCCGGCTCCAGCCGAAATATACCGCCTCGGGCGGCGCGACGCTGCGGCTGCCGGTGGGGGAGGGGGCGACCTTCTACGCCACGCCGTCCGCCACCTATCAGAGCAAGGTGTTCTTCGAATTGCCCAACAGCGAGGCGATCAGCCAAAGCGGCTACACGCTCGTCAACCTGCGCGCGGGCGTCGAGCTGGCGCAGGGGCGCTACACGATCGGCGGCTTCGCGCGGAACCTGACGGACAGGCGCTACCTGCTCGACGCGGGCAACACCGGCGGCGGCTTCGGCGTGCCGACCTATATCGCGGGCGAGCCGCGCTTCTACGGCGTGGAGGTGTCGGCGCGGTACTGA
- a CDS encoding DEAD/DEAH box helicase, which translates to MSFADLGLSDELLRAVGDTGYTEPTPIQASAIPPVLMMRDIIGIAQTGTGKTASFVLPMIDILAHGRSRARMPRSLILEPTRELAAQVAENFEKYGKYHKLSMALLIGGVQMGDQVKALEKGVDVLIATPGRLMDLFQRGKILLTNCSMLVIDEADRMLDMGFIPDIEEICIKLPAQRQTLLFSATMPPPIKKLADRFLSNPKTIEVARPASTNINITQWLVPTKGAAFEKRETLRRLLSQEEVRTAIVFCNRKTTVRELNKSLKNHGLASGEIHGDMEQPQRLAELERFKKGDINILVASDVAARGLDIKGVSHVFNFDAPWHPDDYVHRIGRTGRGGATGVAYTLVGPDDAENIENIEKLTGQTIARLDAVPDAPAREERGARRRERTRPAAETPRQGAAAEPRRGRASERTRRDEPRRDAVAPRQGARRDEGPRRDAPRYRDDRDETPDTDGGWNGPIPDFLSVKLTS; encoded by the coding sequence ATGAGCTTCGCCGACCTCGGCCTTTCCGACGAACTTCTCCGCGCCGTCGGAGACACCGGCTATACCGAGCCGACGCCGATCCAGGCGAGCGCGATCCCGCCGGTGCTGATGATGCGCGACATCATCGGCATCGCGCAGACGGGGACGGGCAAGACCGCCAGCTTCGTGCTGCCGATGATCGACATCCTGGCGCACGGGCGCAGCCGCGCGCGCATGCCGCGCAGCCTGATCCTGGAGCCGACGCGCGAACTCGCCGCGCAGGTGGCCGAGAATTTCGAGAAATACGGCAAGTATCACAAGCTCAGCATGGCGCTGCTGATCGGCGGCGTGCAGATGGGCGACCAGGTGAAGGCGCTGGAAAAGGGCGTCGACGTGCTGATCGCGACGCCGGGGCGGCTGATGGACCTGTTCCAGCGCGGCAAGATCCTGCTGACGAACTGTTCGATGCTGGTCATCGACGAGGCGGACCGGATGCTCGACATGGGGTTCATCCCCGATATCGAGGAGATCTGCATCAAGCTGCCCGCGCAGCGCCAGACATTGCTGTTCAGCGCGACGATGCCGCCGCCGATCAAGAAGCTGGCCGACCGCTTCCTGAGCAATCCCAAGACGATCGAGGTCGCGCGCCCGGCCTCGACCAACATCAACATCACGCAGTGGCTGGTCCCGACGAAGGGCGCGGCGTTCGAGAAGCGCGAGACGCTGCGCCGCCTGCTGTCGCAGGAGGAGGTGCGCACCGCGATCGTCTTCTGCAACCGCAAGACGACGGTGCGCGAGCTCAACAAGAGCCTGAAGAACCACGGCCTCGCCAGCGGCGAGATCCATGGCGACATGGAGCAGCCGCAGCGCCTCGCCGAGCTGGAGCGGTTCAAGAAGGGCGACATCAATATCCTGGTCGCCAGCGACGTCGCGGCGCGCGGGCTGGACATCAAGGGCGTGAGCCACGTCTTCAACTTCGACGCGCCGTGGCACCCGGACGATTACGTCCACCGCATCGGGCGTACCGGGCGCGGCGGGGCGACCGGGGTCGCCTATACGCTGGTCGGGCCCGACGATGCCGAGAATATCGAGAATATCGAGAAGCTGACCGGACAGACCATCGCCCGGCTGGACGCGGTGCCCGACGCCCCTGCGCGCGAGGAGCGCGGCGCGCGCCGCCGCGAGCGCACGCGCCCCGCGGCCGAGACGCCGCGGCAGGGCGCCGCCGCGGAGCCGCGGCGGGGACGTGCCTCCGAGCGCACGCGCCGCGACGAACCGCGCCGCGATGCCGTCGCGCCCCGACAAGGTGCGCGCCGCGACGAGGGTCCCCGGCGCGACGCGCCGCGCTACCGCGACGATCGCGACGAAACGCCGGATACCGACGGCGGCTGGAACGGCCCGATTCCCGACTTCCTGAGCGTCAAACTGACGTCATGA
- a CDS encoding GFA family protein translates to MIEGGCNCGGVRYRIEGEPMTVAACHCTRCRRQSGGTFSVNLIVPIAAMTVEGALSRFTDRDTTSGAGVQREFCGTCGSPIRSLIDASPGIAAVKAGTLDDPDPYAPALHVFTRSKVAWVAVPDGVPQFEANAG, encoded by the coding sequence ATGATCGAGGGCGGATGCAATTGCGGTGGCGTGCGCTACCGGATCGAGGGCGAGCCGATGACGGTCGCCGCCTGCCATTGCACGCGGTGCCGCCGGCAGTCGGGCGGCACCTTTTCGGTCAACCTGATCGTGCCGATCGCGGCGATGACGGTGGAGGGCGCCCTGTCGCGCTTCACCGATCGCGACACGACCAGCGGCGCGGGCGTGCAGCGCGAGTTCTGCGGCACCTGCGGCTCCCCGATCCGGTCGCTGATCGACGCCAGCCCCGGCATCGCCGCGGTGAAGGCAGGCACGCTGGACGATCCCGACCCCTATGCGCCCGCGCTGCACGTGTTCACGCGGTCGAAGGTGGCGTGGGTCGCGGTGCCGGACGGCGTGCCGCAGTTCGAGGCGAATGCGGGCTGA
- the cpdR gene encoding cell cycle two-component system response regulator CpdR, with amino-acid sequence MIRILLAEDDSVMREYLTRALERSGYAVTAVDRGTAALPLIETEQFDLLLTDIVMPEMDGIELAQKAQEIAPGMRVMFITGFAAVTLKAGSAMPQARVLSKPFHLRDLVLEVDRLFDVGTANEFI; translated from the coding sequence ATGATACGTATTCTGCTGGCCGAGGATGATTCCGTGATGCGCGAGTATCTGACGCGCGCGCTGGAGCGATCGGGCTATGCGGTCACCGCGGTGGATCGCGGCACCGCGGCGCTGCCGCTGATCGAGACGGAGCAGTTCGACCTGCTGCTGACCGACATCGTCATGCCGGAGATGGACGGCATCGAACTGGCGCAGAAGGCGCAGGAGATCGCGCCGGGGATGCGCGTGATGTTCATCACCGGCTTCGCCGCGGTGACGCTGAAGGCGGGCAGCGCGATGCCGCAGGCGCGCGTCCTGTCGAAGCCGTTCCACCTGCGCGACCTGGTGCTGGAGGTCGACCGCCTGTTCGACGTCGGCACCGCGAACGAGTTCATCTGA
- a CDS encoding SapC family protein — protein sequence MASAPQLPIFYNGLEPLSSETHANYKVRPANTAPFLAGQHAIPVTVEEFPLIQRYMPIVFSAGDDPVPIALMGLNEGVNVFVDAGGALVDDNVYIPAYVRRYPYMLARLRPDAEELSLCFDPTSPTIGDFEDGEPLFADGQPSELTRNILQFNENFEQAAARTNQFMTEIREMGLLMDGEVTIQQEGNDQPFVYRGFQMVDEAKLTDLRGDQLRKMSQSGMLPLLYAHLFSLSLMREIFARQVRAGQMPAPMPM from the coding sequence ATGGCCAGCGCGCCGCAGCTTCCGATTTTCTACAACGGCCTCGAGCCGCTTTCGAGCGAGACCCACGCCAATTACAAGGTGCGCCCCGCCAACACCGCGCCGTTCCTGGCGGGCCAGCATGCGATCCCGGTCACGGTCGAGGAATTCCCGCTGATCCAGCGCTACATGCCGATCGTCTTCTCGGCCGGTGACGATCCCGTGCCGATCGCGCTGATGGGCCTGAACGAGGGCGTCAACGTCTTCGTCGATGCCGGCGGCGCGCTGGTCGACGACAACGTCTACATCCCCGCCTATGTCCGCCGCTATCCCTACATGCTGGCGCGGCTGCGCCCGGATGCGGAGGAACTGTCGCTCTGCTTCGACCCCACCTCGCCCACGATCGGCGATTTCGAGGATGGCGAGCCGCTGTTCGCCGATGGCCAGCCCAGCGAGCTAACCCGCAACATCCTGCAATTCAACGAGAATTTCGAGCAGGCCGCGGCCCGCACCAACCAGTTCATGACCGAGATCCGCGAAATGGGTCTGTTGATGGACGGCGAGGTGACGATCCAGCAGGAGGGCAACGACCAGCCCTTCGTCTACCGCGGCTTCCAGATGGTGGACGAGGCGAAGCTGACCGACCTGCGCGGCGACCAGCTGCGCAAGATGTCGCAGTCGGGGATGCTGCCGCTGCTGTATGCGCACCTGTTCTCGCTGTCGCTGATGCGCGAGATTTTCGCGCGCCAGGTCCGCGCCGGCCAGATGCCCGCGCCGATGCCGATGTGA
- a CDS encoding N-formylglutamate amidohydrolase, with amino-acid sequence MPDSFVLLGADDPQSPVVLSVPHAGRDYPPALHDALRAPPASLRTLEDRHVDAIALAARGREAALIQTRPRAWIDLNRGEHERDPLIDDGARGLPLTAKVRAGLGLIPRRTAAAGDLWSRRLAGGEVEERIASDHRPYHDALAAVLERTRARFGVAVLFDVHSMPPIAGNAARVVIGDRFGRAAAQRFVRRLEQETRTHGIGYAINTPYAGGHILERHADPRRGVHGIQLEIDRSLYLDRALDAPGPGMAAVIRLVRAMIAALTDEAFAGLPPVQQAAE; translated from the coding sequence ATGCCGGATTCGTTCGTCCTCCTCGGTGCCGATGATCCGCAAAGCCCGGTCGTCCTGTCGGTTCCCCACGCCGGGCGCGATTACCCCCCCGCGCTGCACGACGCGCTGCGCGCGCCGCCGGCCAGCCTGCGCACGCTGGAGGACCGCCATGTCGATGCGATCGCGCTGGCCGCACGGGGACGGGAGGCCGCGCTGATCCAGACGCGGCCGCGCGCCTGGATCGACCTGAACCGCGGCGAGCATGAACGCGACCCGCTGATCGATGACGGCGCGCGCGGGCTGCCGCTGACCGCGAAGGTGCGCGCCGGGCTGGGGCTGATCCCCAGGCGCACCGCGGCGGCGGGCGACTTGTGGTCGCGGCGGCTCGCCGGGGGCGAGGTGGAGGAGCGGATCGCGAGCGACCACCGCCCCTATCACGACGCGCTCGCCGCCGTGCTGGAGCGGACGCGGGCGCGGTTCGGGGTGGCGGTGCTCTTCGACGTGCATTCGATGCCGCCGATCGCGGGGAATGCGGCGCGCGTGGTGATCGGCGACCGCTTCGGCCGCGCCGCGGCGCAGCGCTTCGTCCGCCGGCTGGAGCAGGAGACGCGCACCCACGGCATCGGCTATGCGATCAACACCCCCTATGCCGGCGGGCATATCCTGGAGCGCCATGCCGATCCGCGCCGCGGGGTGCACGGCATCCAGCTGGAGATCGACCGCTCGCTGTACCTCGACCGCGCGCTGGATGCGCCGGGTCCGGGGATGGCCGCGGTGATCCGGCTGGTGCGCGCGATGATCGCCGCGCTGACCGACGAGGCCTTCGCCGGCCTTCCCCCCGTCCAGCAGGCGGCGGAATAG
- a CDS encoding Nramp family divalent metal transporter: MTAGTRSLEDSFATVPVPQGAGFWRRLAAFVGPGWLVAVGYMDPGNWATDIAGGSAFGYALLSVVLLSNLMAIILQSLSARLGIGAGLDLAQACRRRTSRPVAIVLWVLAEVAIVACDLAEVLGTAIALKLLFGLPLVWGVVITGLDVFLILALQRFGFRRLEAFIASLLLIIAGCFALELFWAGPDWAAAAGGLVPRAEIVTNPAMLYIAIGILGATVMPHNLYLHSSIVQTRAYGSSEAQRRDALKLATIDSTVALGLAFFINAAILVLAAATFHTAGRTDIAEIEDAHRLLAPMLGVGAASAVFAIALLASGQNSTVTGTLAGQIVMEGFLDIRLPVWLRRLVTRGIAIVPAVLVVAASGDRGATDLLVLSQVVLSLQLPFAVIPLVAFTASRGLMGAFAAPRWLVVLAWAITAIIVALNGYLIRGYIAG; encoded by the coding sequence ATGACCGCCGGCACCCGTTCGCTCGAAGACAGTTTCGCCACCGTCCCCGTGCCGCAGGGCGCCGGCTTCTGGCGTCGCCTCGCCGCCTTCGTCGGCCCGGGATGGCTGGTGGCGGTCGGCTATATGGACCCGGGCAACTGGGCGACCGACATCGCGGGGGGCTCCGCCTTCGGCTATGCGCTGCTCAGCGTGGTGCTGCTGTCGAACCTGATGGCGATCATCCTGCAATCGCTGTCCGCGCGGCTGGGGATCGGCGCGGGGCTGGACCTGGCGCAGGCATGCCGCCGCCGCACCTCGCGCCCGGTGGCGATCGTGCTGTGGGTGCTGGCTGAGGTGGCGATCGTCGCCTGCGACCTGGCGGAGGTGCTGGGCACCGCGATCGCGCTCAAGCTGCTGTTCGGGCTGCCGCTGGTATGGGGTGTCGTCATCACCGGGCTGGACGTGTTCCTGATCCTCGCGCTCCAGCGGTTCGGCTTCCGCCGGCTGGAGGCGTTCATCGCCAGCCTGCTGCTCATCATCGCGGGATGTTTCGCGCTGGAGCTGTTCTGGGCCGGGCCCGACTGGGCGGCGGCGGCGGGGGGTCTGGTGCCGCGCGCGGAGATCGTGACGAACCCGGCGATGCTCTACATCGCGATCGGCATCCTGGGGGCGACCGTGATGCCGCACAACCTGTACCTGCATTCGTCGATCGTCCAGACCCGCGCCTATGGCAGCAGCGAGGCGCAGCGGCGCGACGCGCTGAAGCTGGCGACGATCGATTCGACCGTCGCGCTGGGGCTGGCCTTCTTCATCAACGCCGCGATCCTGGTGCTGGCGGCGGCGACGTTCCACACCGCGGGGCGCACCGACATCGCCGAGATCGAGGATGCGCACCGCCTGCTCGCGCCGATGCTGGGCGTGGGCGCAGCGAGCGCGGTGTTCGCGATCGCGCTGCTCGCCAGCGGGCAGAATTCGACCGTCACCGGCACGCTGGCGGGACAGATCGTGATGGAGGGGTTCCTCGACATCCGGCTGCCGGTGTGGCTGCGCCGGCTGGTGACGCGCGGGATCGCGATCGTCCCCGCTGTCCTCGTCGTCGCGGCGAGCGGCGATCGCGGCGCCACCGACCTGCTGGTGCTGAGCCAGGTGGTGCTCAGCCTGCAACTGCCCTTCGCGGTCATCCCGCTGGTCGCCTTCACCGCCAGTCGCGGGCTGATGGGCGCCTTCGCGGCGCCGCGATGGCTCGTCGTCCTGGCCTGGGCGATCACCGCGATCATCGTCGCGCTCAACGGCTATCTGATCCGCGGCTATATCGCCGGCTAG
- a CDS encoding DUF2147 domain-containing protein: MRHILAPAALLAICLAALPASAATPIAGRYVTADGSGVIQVGPCGATVCGRLVTILKATPGAPKTDVNNSDPALRSRPVLGMPILSGFVDKGKDWRGQIYDPRNGKTYKSIVVREGDGSLTVKGCIAFFCQTQRWTPAR, from the coding sequence ATGCGTCATATCCTCGCCCCCGCCGCCCTGCTCGCGATCTGTCTCGCGGCCCTTCCCGCCAGCGCCGCCACGCCGATCGCGGGACGCTATGTCACCGCCGACGGATCGGGCGTGATCCAGGTGGGGCCCTGTGGCGCGACGGTCTGCGGACGGCTGGTCACGATCCTGAAGGCGACGCCGGGCGCGCCCAAGACCGACGTCAACAACAGCGACCCGGCGCTGCGCTCGCGCCCGGTCCTGGGCATGCCGATCCTGTCGGGCTTCGTGGACAAGGGGAAGGACTGGCGCGGGCAGATTTACGATCCGCGCAACGGCAAGACCTACAAGTCGATCGTGGTGCGCGAGGGCGACGGATCGCTGACGGTGAAGGGGTGCATCGCCTTCTTCTGCCAGACACAGCGCTGGACCCCGGCGCGCTGA
- a CDS encoding FAD-binding oxidoreductase encodes MTPALSRLADRLAAHLPAAAIVTDRETIAPWETDWRRRYHGHAPLMLAPRDVAQVRAIVALAREEGAPLVPQGGNSSMVGGATPPADGSAAILSLRALNRIRSLDPAAGLAVAEAGVILATLHDAALAQGRRFPLSLGAKGSATIGGLVSTNAGGVQVLRFGTMRGLVAGVEAVLPDGSLYDGLSALRKDNRGYDLTQLLIGAEGTLGIVTAATLRLVPAVGARTVAWAGVASPDAAMALLHRFQARAPGLESFELLPSESLDAVLRYLPGARAPVAGAYPWHVLLEVTAAPGEADPHALVEQLLADGFAAGEAADATIAASEAQAGAFWRLRESISDAERATGPAAQHDISVPPATMPRFMIEAAAACEARFPGTHASGFGHLGDGNVHFHVRAAPGTDPAHWYAEQVPVVSRFVHDLVVAAGGSISAEHGIGQMKLRELERLASPARLAALRAIKQAFDPGELFNPGKLVTLAPGHATQ; translated from the coding sequence ATGACACCGGCGCTCTCCCGCCTCGCCGATCGCCTCGCCGCGCACCTTCCCGCCGCCGCGATCGTCACCGACCGCGAAACGATCGCCCCTTGGGAGACCGACTGGCGCCGGCGCTATCACGGCCACGCCCCGCTGATGCTCGCCCCGCGCGACGTCGCGCAGGTGCGGGCGATCGTCGCCCTGGCGCGCGAAGAGGGCGCGCCGCTGGTGCCGCAGGGCGGCAACAGCTCGATGGTTGGCGGCGCCACCCCGCCGGCGGACGGCAGCGCCGCGATCCTGTCGCTGCGCGCGCTGAACCGCATCCGCTCGCTCGACCCAGCCGCCGGGCTGGCGGTGGCGGAGGCGGGGGTGATCCTCGCGACGCTCCACGATGCGGCGCTGGCGCAGGGGCGGCGCTTTCCGCTGTCGCTGGGGGCGAAGGGATCGGCGACGATCGGCGGGCTCGTCTCGACCAACGCCGGCGGGGTGCAGGTGCTGCGCTTCGGCACGATGCGCGGGCTGGTCGCCGGGGTGGAGGCCGTGCTGCCCGACGGATCGCTCTACGACGGGCTGTCGGCGCTGCGGAAGGACAATCGCGGCTACGACCTGACGCAGCTGCTGATCGGGGCGGAGGGGACGCTCGGCATCGTCACCGCCGCGACGCTGCGGCTGGTGCCGGCGGTCGGCGCGCGGACGGTCGCCTGGGCGGGCGTCGCCTCGCCCGATGCCGCGATGGCGCTGCTCCACCGTTTTCAGGCGCGCGCGCCGGGGCTGGAGAGCTTCGAGCTGCTGCCCTCCGAATCGCTGGACGCGGTGCTGCGCTACCTGCCCGGTGCGCGCGCGCCGGTCGCGGGGGCGTATCCCTGGCACGTCCTGCTGGAGGTCACCGCCGCGCCGGGCGAGGCGGACCCCCACGCGCTGGTCGAGCAGCTGCTGGCGGACGGCTTCGCGGCGGGGGAGGCGGCGGACGCCACCATCGCGGCGAGCGAGGCACAGGCGGGGGCGTTCTGGCGCCTGCGCGAATCGATCTCCGATGCGGAGCGCGCCACCGGCCCGGCGGCGCAGCACGACATCTCGGTCCCGCCCGCGACCATGCCGCGCTTCATGATCGAGGCGGCGGCGGCGTGCGAGGCGCGCTTCCCCGGCACCCATGCCTCGGGCTTCGGGCATCTGGGCGACGGCAACGTGCATTTCCACGTCCGCGCCGCCCCCGGCACCGACCCCGCGCACTGGTATGCCGAACAGGTGCCCGTCGTCTCGCGCTTCGTCCACGATCTGGTCGTCGCCGCCGGGGGATCGATTTCCGCCGAGCACGGCATCGGCCAGATGAAGCTGCGCGAGCTGGAGCGGCTCGCCTCGCCCGCCCGGCTGGCGGCGCTGCGCGCGATCAAGCAGGCGTTCGATCCGGGGGAGCTGTTCAATCCGGGGAAGCTCGTGACGCTTGCGCCCGGCCACGCCACGCAATAG